The candidate division KSB1 bacterium genome segment TCAAGGAGCAGGATCTGGGGGTGATTGTCGACGAGGTGGTGCGCTATTTTCGCAGCCGGCTGCCGCAAATGCGGCGTGCCGTCCACCTGGAGGTGTGCAAAGAGCCGCTGCCGCCCATTCCGCTGAATCGCGACCTGCTGGAATGGGTGTTGGAGAATTTGATCAAGAATGCCATCGATGCCATCGAGAATGACCAGGGCGAGATCCTCATCGAGATGCGTGCCGCCGCCCGCCGGCGGCATCGTGCGATCATCGACATCACCGACAACGGCAAGGGCATCGATCCCGCCGATCGCAAGAATATTTTTCGGCCGGGTTTCAGCACCAAAAAACGCGGCTGGGGCCTGGGCCTGAGCCTGGCCAAGCGCATTGTCGAGGAATATCATCGCGGCCGCTTGTTCGTCAAGGAGTCGCGGCCGGGCGGGGGCACCACCATGCGCATCATGCTGTGAAGCAGCCGGTGCGCTGCCGCCGTTCTTCCTTCAAAAACAACAAAGCCGCTGCTCGCACATGAGGGCAGCGGCTTTTGTTTTTTGCGGCGTCACCCAAAAAATCCCGCACCCCGAAGGCCGGGGTGCGGGATTTTCGCGCAGCAGACCATGCCGGCGGGCATTACAGCGGGTTTACTTCATCAAGACCATCTTTTTCATCTGGGTGAAGTCGTTGACGGTCAGGCGGTAGAAGTAAACGCCGGAGGTGCGACCCTTCGCTTCCCACACGACTTTGTGGAAGCCGGCCTGCATGTCAGCGTCCACCAGCCGCTCGATCTCCTGGCCGAGCGAGTTCAGAATCGTGAGCACGACCCGACCGCTTTGCGGCAGGGCGAAAGCGATGGTGGTTTGCGGGTTGAACGGGTTGGGGTAGTTGTTGCCCAGCGCGTATTCCGTGGGCAGGGCATTGCCCGGACGATCCGCGACCGCGGTGGTCACCACCGGCACCTCGTTGGAGAAGGCACTGACGTTGTTGGCGTAGTCCTTGGCGGTGACGGCATAAACATAGGAGGTGTTGCGCTCGATGTTGGTGTCCTGATATTCCCGGCCGGTGACCGTGGCGATCGCAGCCCCGAAGGAGGGTTCGCTGGCCAGACGGCGATAGACCGAGTAGGAAGCCGGCTCTTCATTGTCGGGCTCGGTCCAGCTCAGTCTTACGGCACCGCTTTGCACTTCACCGCTCAACAGCGGGGCGTTGGGCGGCAGGTTGTCGCTGGAGATGCCGCAGGCCTCGTTGGAATTGGCGAAGACGAGCGGATTGGCGGTATGCGCGGAGACCATGAAGCAGGTTTGGACACTGTCTGCCAGGGTGGGCGCGACATAGTTGTAGTCAGGGTCGGAATGCGCCGTCACCATCGCGATGAAATCCCAGCCGGTGGCGGAATTGACATCATAAAAGCGGGTGCCGGCTTTCAGGGTGGTGATGTCGCGGCCGATCATGGTGAGACGATCGGCGACTTCGATCACGCCGCCCACGGGTTTTTGCCCGGCGCCGCTGATTTTGCGCCAGACACCGTAATGCGTGATCGGCACGCCGGCGACGCCGCCGTCATTGGGCGAGCGGGTCCAGCTCACGCGCACCTGTTTGCCCTGATCGTTGGGAATGTCGGTTACGCTGGAGAGGGTGGCCGCCTGAATGCCCTTGCCGCTGACCGCAACGTTCCAGATCGTCCAGTCCGCATCGTCGATGCCTTCATAGCGGAAGCGAATCCAGACGTTGGAGTAGCCGGCAGCCCAACGTGTGATGTTCAGCACCGCCGGCCTGAGATTGAGCGTGAAGAAGGCCGGGCCGCCGAAGTTTTGGCCGGTTTCCGGATCCACGCCGCGGACGCGCTGCGCCACCGTGTTCCAGGAGAGGCCGCCGTTGTTGCTGACATCCACCGAAAAGCGGGTGAAGCCGAAACCGCCCACGCCGATGGACTTGAAGGTCAACCAGGCAGTGGAGGTGACGGCGCTGAAATCGAGGTAGGGAATAATCAAGTCTTCATCCTGGGGCCGGCCCAGCGAATCGAATTGGATGTAGGCGCCTTTGTAAGCCGCACCGCCCAGGTTGACTGCCGGCACCAGGGCGGCGTTCGTGGTTTGCCAGGTCACCACGCCGGGATCCGAGCGGGTGGAGTTGACCTGGAAGCCGCGGGACAGCAATTGCGCGGGCGTCGGGCTGGCGGGCGCGTTCCACAAAGCCGAGGAGAACAGTACCTGACCGTCATGCACCACAAACGGGGAATACCGCGCATCGCCAAAGCCGTTGGGGTCGTCCGTGGCAACCGCGGTGGTGTCGTTCGAGCGATCTTCGTCTGTGGCCAGACGAGTGAAAGCGCGAATGCGATAGATGCCGGGCGCAGTGGGCGTCCAGGT includes the following:
- a CDS encoding immune inhibitor A: MHRKSIVLLVTVFLCGLGLLAAHEAGRKNPDAKAAPIQLVSKKNLDRFLMKPIRIDEAASARKPNRQQTAAAQDVIFFDDFEGGKDPWQASATWGIRTKGSGHADEDRSDWEVAKTNFHSASTSWHETTVTAISTDLLLSPSVTIPTQTSGGAPLARLNLDFWADWDAALPANRLYVYVGLDTALWHFSTTAPGAGNSSWVIENPGTAPYDVFSRQFLTTPEIDLTGATPPIELTFLYKSISEVDFDYNKVDVFTKDDDFVSYRSVASFDGPDGSPGGGTAAWKLHTVNLDAYAGKIIKIRFSENGDYGFVEPGAIFALDDIKLTAGGNTVFSDDGGESGTSTMVATGFAAGDQVAAYAGAANPNPNWVNVAVPGNVLLSGASGTLKPGDKIRIGILFGYDPTGATTTPAPVGRGLYIDDVNLTGQTIQDDVAAVNVDIPFPIKVGDAVSFTLNVTNGGSNPQSNLQWQGSILNAAGQVVASVVGRRTDALAPGASAGIPSVNTWTPTAPGIYRIRAFTRLATDEDRSNDTTAVATDDPNGFGDARYSPFVVHDGQVLFSSALWNAPASPTPAQLLSRGFQVNSTRSDPGVVTWQTTNAALVPAVNLGGAAYKGAYIQFDSLGRPQDEDLIIPYLDFSAVTSTAWLTFKSIGVGGFGFTRFSVDVSNNGGLSWNTVAQRVRGVDPETGQNFGGPAFFTLNLRPAVLNITRWAAGYSNVWIRFRYEGIDDADWTIWNVAVSGKGIQAATLSSVTDIPNDQGKQVRVSWTRSPNDGGVAGVPITHYGVWRKISGAGQKPVGGVIEVADRLTMIGRDITTLKAGTRFYDVNSATGWDFIAMVTAHSDPDYNYVAPTLADSVQTCFMVSAHTANPLVFANSNEACGISSDNLPPNAPLLSGEVQSGAVRLSWTEPDNEEPASYSVYRRLASEPSFGAAIATVTGREYQDTNIERNTSYVYAVTAKDYANNVSAFSNEVPVVTTAVADRPGNALPTEYALGNNYPNPFNPQTTIAFALPQSGRVVLTILNSLGQEIERLVDADMQAGFHKVVWEAKGRTSGVYFYRLTVNDFTQMKKMVLMK